The Gemmatimonadota bacterium DNA segment CCGGCGGCTCCGCTTTGCGGGCTTGCGCGCCTTCTTCTGGAGTTTGTACTCGAAACTATCGACCAGGGCCTCCCATGAAGCCTCGATGATGTTCGGAGAGACGCCCACCGTCCCCCACTTGGATTCGTGGTCGCTTGATTCGAT contains these protein-coding regions:
- a CDS encoding alpha-isopropylmalate synthase regulatory domain-containing protein translates to IESSDHESKWGTVGVSPNIIEASWEALVDSFEYKLQKKARKPAKRSRRAAAGKKRAGSKR